In Arenicella xantha, the genomic window TCGTGGATTTCTGAGTTCGCGCGCACGCGTAGCGTTGATGGCATCATTGTAATCGGCCAAAGTCTTTATCATGACGAGCTCAACAAAGCCACGGACTACCACAACGCAATGGTGGTTTGGGGCGCGGAAATACCGGGCCAAAAATATATCACCGTCGGCTCAGACAACTATCGTGGCGGCCGGATTGCTACTGAGCACTTACTCGCACAGGGTCGCAAGAACTTTGCATTTTTAGGTGACATTCGCTATCCAGAAACAAGACTCAGACACCAAGGCTACTGCGACACGCTCGCCCAGGCGGGGCTAGAGTATCGTTCAGAATTAACCACTGATTCTGAGCACTCAAGCGATGCCGCATTACAGTCTTTAGCAGAGCTGCTCAACAAGCCATCCGCTTTCGATGCGTTAATTGCATCCAGTGATTTATTAGCGATTAGCGCCATAAAGGTCATTACAGACCATGGGCTGCGCGTCCCTGAGGACATCGCAATTGTCGGCTACGACAACATAACGTTAGCCAATTACAGCACGCCAACTTTGTCATCCATTACTCAAGATCGCGTATCAGCCGGTCACCTACTGGTTAAAAAGTTATTTGAAATTCTAGAAACTGGACATTCAGAAAACAGCGCGATTGAAACTGAACTAATCGTTCGCGGCTCATCAGCAGTATCCGAGCAAGTCTAAAAGACCGCCTAACATCAATACGCAACCACAGTTAACTACACAAGAGGCTAGGACCCGTTAACAAAGCCCAGTTGACGCCACGCCTCGTAAACGACGATTGCCACGGAATTTGACAAATTAAGACTGCGATTACTCGCCTGCATAGGAATACGTAAA contains:
- a CDS encoding LacI family DNA-binding transcriptional regulator, whose amino-acid sequence is MSDLARLAGVSKSTVSRALSGSERVTKATRERIQKLAQEHNYKLDTRARNLRKQDTLTIGVLLPSNGRQDWLATDPFILEMLGSVADSLEEKGSHELLLAKHTNNDPSWISEFARTRSVDGIIVIGQSLYHDELNKATDYHNAMVVWGAEIPGQKYITVGSDNYRGGRIATEHLLAQGRKNFAFLGDIRYPETRLRHQGYCDTLAQAGLEYRSELTTDSEHSSDAALQSLAELLNKPSAFDALIASSDLLAISAIKVITDHGLRVPEDIAIVGYDNITLANYSTPTLSSITQDRVSAGHLLVKKLFEILETGHSENSAIETELIVRGSSAVSEQV